One Jeotgalibaca porci genomic region harbors:
- a CDS encoding trimeric intracellular cation channel family protein, which translates to MVIELFNIVGIIAFAASGAITALDEDYDILGFYVLGFITSFGGGTIRNLLIGTPIQLIWSQNAHFIAAFITITLVFFIPKQWINRWDRGAVFFDAIGLAVFAIQGAFAALNAGIPLAGIIVAATLTGSGGGVIRDILARKEPMILHSDIYALWAALGGLIIGLEWINSLAQAGILFAAIVFLRLISAHYNWRLPRRRR; encoded by the coding sequence ATGGTTATTGAATTATTTAATATCGTCGGAATTATTGCATTCGCTGCGAGTGGTGCCATTACGGCTTTGGACGAAGATTATGATATTTTAGGTTTTTATGTTCTGGGCTTCATCACATCATTTGGCGGGGGTACGATTCGAAACTTATTAATCGGTACGCCGATTCAACTGATTTGGTCGCAAAATGCGCACTTTATTGCAGCGTTTATAACTATTACATTGGTTTTTTTCATCCCGAAACAATGGATCAATCGTTGGGACCGTGGTGCTGTTTTCTTTGATGCGATTGGATTAGCTGTTTTCGCTATTCAAGGAGCTTTCGCTGCCCTAAACGCTGGAATACCTTTAGCAGGAATTATTGTGGCAGCCACTTTAACCGGTTCTGGCGGCGGGGTCATTCGTGACATCCTTGCGCGTAAAGAACCGATGATTCTGCATTCAGATATTTATGCGCTTTGGGCTGCCCTGGGTGGGTTAATCATTGGTTTAGAATGGATTAACAGCTTGGCTCAAGCAGGAATATTATTTGCCGCTATTGTTTTTCTGCGACTTATTTCCGCTCACTATAATTGGCGATTGCCACGCAGACGGCGTTAA
- a CDS encoding DUF2200 domain-containing protein: MGRQHIYEMTMARIYPLYITKAERKNRTKEEVDTIIQWLTGHDAPSFSLVLENEVTLKDFFAEAPQLNPARHLIKGVVCGVRVEEIEEPLMQEIRYMDKLIDELAKGKKMEKILRA; encoded by the coding sequence ATGGGTAGACAGCATATTTACGAGATGACGATGGCACGCATCTATCCGCTTTATATTACTAAAGCGGAAAGGAAAAATCGGACAAAAGAAGAAGTCGATACGATTATTCAATGGCTGACCGGCCATGATGCGCCGAGCTTTAGCTTGGTTTTAGAAAATGAAGTGACGTTGAAAGATTTTTTTGCAGAAGCACCACAGCTAAATCCCGCCCGGCACTTGATTAAAGGGGTAGTATGCGGCGTGCGCGTAGAAGAAATCGAAGAGCCATTGATGCAAGAAATTCGTTATATGGATAAATTAATTGATGAATTAGCTAAAGGAAAGAAGATGGAAAAGATACTTAGGGCTTAA
- a CDS encoding alpha/beta hydrolase: MSKTQKVISFLTMLVLVVIGAFLIYVNDDYDANNQALEAMKSDDKVQVTGDDPLYFYPIDRTENQTGIIFYPGGKVEYESYAPLMRQIAEEGYATFLLDVPFGLAVFDINAAEKIMAANPDISEWYVAGHSLGGSMAAIYAEGANEQLSGLILLAAYSTADLSGTDLNVLSIYGSEDGVLNTESVQENRSLLPDNHKEIIIEGGNHAQFGNYGEQAGDGDATVSTEEQQKLTVEAITDLLAE, from the coding sequence GTGAGTAAAACCCAAAAAGTAATCAGCTTTCTGACGATGCTCGTACTCGTTGTGATAGGTGCATTCTTAATTTATGTGAATGATGATTACGATGCAAATAATCAAGCGTTGGAAGCTATGAAGTCGGACGATAAGGTTCAAGTGACGGGTGATGATCCGCTTTATTTTTATCCCATCGACCGTACAGAGAATCAAACAGGTATTATTTTCTATCCCGGTGGAAAAGTAGAATATGAAAGCTATGCGCCGTTGATGCGTCAGATTGCGGAAGAAGGCTATGCAACATTTTTATTAGATGTACCTTTTGGCTTAGCTGTCTTTGATATTAACGCTGCTGAAAAGATAATGGCCGCAAATCCTGATATTTCAGAATGGTATGTAGCGGGGCACTCTTTGGGCGGTTCGATGGCGGCAATTTATGCTGAGGGTGCAAATGAACAGCTTTCTGGTTTAATTCTATTAGCTGCGTACTCAACAGCAGATTTATCTGGAACGGATTTGAATGTCTTGAGTATTTATGGCAGTGAAGATGGCGTGTTAAATACTGAAAGTGTACAAGAAAACCGCTCGTTACTGCCAGATAATCACAAAGAAATCATTATTGAGGGCGGGAACCATGCCCAATTCGGAAATTACGGCGAACAGGCAGGCGACGGAGATGCAACTGTTTCAACCGAGGAACAGCAAAAGCTAACGGTAGAAGCAATTACTGATTTGTTAGCGGAATGA
- a CDS encoding VOC family protein, giving the protein MNRINLIALGVRDMEKSLAFFRTLGFQTKTEEKNPGIVFFNNEGSKLELFPLEELAKDINFEKPPALPQGGFPGMTLACNMKSREEVDHTMKKAVAAGATLAKEPQELSWGGYGGYFIDLDGYYWEVAYGPDWKFDEQNMLVIE; this is encoded by the coding sequence ATGAATCGTATTAACTTAATTGCTTTAGGTGTCCGGGATATGGAAAAGTCACTCGCGTTCTTTCGTACGCTTGGTTTTCAGACAAAAACAGAGGAGAAAAACCCCGGGATTGTTTTCTTCAATAACGAAGGTTCGAAATTAGAGTTATTTCCCTTGGAAGAGTTAGCCAAGGATATTAATTTCGAAAAGCCACCTGCCTTGCCGCAAGGTGGCTTTCCAGGGATGACACTCGCTTGCAACATGAAATCACGTGAAGAGGTCGACCACACGATGAAAAAGGCAGTGGCGGCCGGCGCAACACTAGCTAAAGAACCCCAAGAACTCTCGTGGGGCGGTTACGGCGGCTACTTTATCGACCTTGATGGTTATTATTGGGAAGTTGCCTATGGTCCAGATTGGAAATTTGATGAGCAAAATATGTTAGTGATTGAATAA
- a CDS encoding CdaR family protein, protein MSKNNNNNLLENVWIVRLISLLVSILLFGYVYSENYGLSTTNRNDAISTLRSETISNLPIQINMDTDRYFISGLPETVMLNISGPESVIVQTLSASDFNIVTEDLDLLGPGRHTVQLRVENLSEELTYQIVPSRVNVQIEEKVTIESSVEVRFDTDAVNDAYISKEPILNRESVIITGPASTVERIDRIYVRVPSENEITSTLKGTYVVQVEDEARNKLNVVVEPQEIEVQIPVEPYEKTVPIRLVQTGTPVSGKKYQLSLARTENVVLTGNQKLLADVDEVVVEVDVSAIRSTVAVTAAVLPLDLAGTDVVPKQVEVNVTVENTQTEETSERSNQTTNTSNNR, encoded by the coding sequence ATGAGTAAAAATAATAATAACAACTTATTAGAGAATGTCTGGATTGTCAGGCTCATCTCGTTACTTGTTTCGATTCTCTTATTTGGCTATGTTTACTCCGAGAACTATGGATTAAGTACCACGAATCGGAATGATGCCATTAGCACATTACGAAGCGAAACGATTTCTAATTTACCCATCCAAATAAACATGGATACGGATCGTTATTTTATTTCCGGCTTACCTGAGACAGTAATGCTGAATATTTCTGGTCCGGAGAGTGTCATTGTGCAGACGTTGTCAGCGAGTGATTTTAATATCGTTACGGAAGACCTTGATTTACTAGGTCCGGGCAGGCATACTGTTCAGTTGAGAGTGGAAAATTTATCAGAAGAATTAACGTATCAAATTGTTCCTTCGCGCGTGAACGTTCAAATTGAAGAAAAGGTAACAATTGAGAGCTCTGTAGAAGTCCGTTTTGATACAGACGCAGTAAATGACGCTTATATTTCTAAAGAACCTATTTTAAATCGTGAATCGGTTATTATTACAGGACCGGCTTCGACTGTAGAACGTATTGATCGTATCTACGTCCGTGTGCCGTCTGAGAATGAAATAACCAGCACATTGAAAGGCACGTATGTGGTTCAAGTTGAAGATGAGGCACGCAATAAATTAAATGTCGTTGTTGAGCCACAAGAAATTGAAGTTCAAATTCCGGTAGAACCTTATGAAAAAACAGTGCCAATCCGCTTAGTTCAAACGGGGACGCCTGTATCCGGAAAGAAATATCAACTCAGTCTTGCACGAACAGAGAATGTTGTATTAACAGGTAATCAAAAATTATTGGCAGATGTAGATGAAGTTGTTGTGGAAGTTGATGTCAGCGCAATTCGTTCTACCGTCGCTGTGACAGCAGCCGTTTTACCATTAGACCTTGCAGGTACAGATGTTGTACCGAAACAGGTAGAAGTGAATGTAACGGTCGAGAACACACAAACAGAAGAAACATCTGAACGTTCAAACCAAACAACGAATACATCAAATAATCGATAA
- a CDS encoding GNAT family N-acetyltransferase, giving the protein MLIRTISHPDNLAVKQIIQQSLKSRGFDLPGTAYFDPQLNDLTSYYTTIPNAAYWVLEINDEIVGGVGIAPWKDNVCELQKLYLKDSAHGHGYGKLLMTHALTFAALHYQACYLETLKELSAACRLYEKCGFALLDHPLPGSEHTAMDAWYLLELQEKEALHGY; this is encoded by the coding sequence ATGCTGATACGAACTATTTCCCATCCGGACAATTTGGCAGTGAAGCAGATTATCCAACAATCATTGAAATCACGCGGCTTTGATCTGCCAGGAACAGCATACTTCGACCCGCAGCTGAATGACTTAACTTCCTACTATACCACTATTCCCAATGCTGCTTATTGGGTATTGGAAATAAACGACGAGATAGTCGGCGGCGTCGGTATTGCGCCTTGGAAAGACAACGTCTGTGAGTTACAAAAACTTTACTTAAAAGATTCCGCTCACGGGCACGGTTACGGCAAGCTTTTGATGACGCATGCGTTGACTTTTGCGGCTCTCCATTACCAAGCCTGCTATTTGGAAACTTTGAAAGAACTCTCTGCAGCTTGTCGCCTCTATGAAAAATGTGGGTTTGCCTTATTGGACCACCCTTTACCCGGGTCCGAGCATACCGCGATGGATGCCTGGTACTTATTAGAACTCCAAGAAAAGGAGGCTCTCCATGGTTATTGA
- a CDS encoding diaminopimelate dehydrogenase — MSKIKLGIIGYGNLGKGVEEQLQFNTDIELIGVFSRRDPKTVSASCPVFHMDDLVGMKKDLDVVLLCGGSATDIPEQAPVLQEHFTTVNAYDNHAAIPAHFNSLDEIARRQKNVAIVATGWDPGLFSLNRLIAEAILPKGETYTFWGKGVSQGHSDAIRRVAGVKRGVQYTIPNEALIQKIRDGKEVVYTKTASHKRVCYVVADEGADEAAITHTISTMKDYFADYETEVHFIDEATFDRDHSGIPHGGHVLRRGYTGEDTQAVYELNVNLGSNPGFTAAVMVAYARAAFRLAREGNYGAKSVFDVAPSYLSPKTPEELRKELL, encoded by the coding sequence ATGTCGAAAATTAAGTTAGGTATCATAGGCTACGGAAATTTGGGGAAAGGTGTTGAAGAACAACTTCAATTTAATACTGACATTGAATTGATTGGTGTTTTTTCACGACGTGATCCTAAAACAGTTAGTGCGTCTTGTCCGGTTTTTCATATGGATGATTTAGTCGGAATGAAAAAGGACCTTGATGTCGTTCTTCTTTGCGGTGGTTCGGCGACCGATATTCCCGAGCAGGCGCCTGTTTTACAAGAACATTTTACGACTGTAAATGCATATGATAATCACGCGGCAATTCCCGCACACTTTAACAGTTTGGATGAAATTGCACGTCGTCAGAAAAATGTTGCGATTGTAGCGACAGGATGGGATCCGGGGCTTTTTTCCCTAAACCGTCTCATTGCCGAAGCGATTTTGCCAAAAGGTGAAACCTACACATTTTGGGGAAAAGGTGTCAGTCAGGGGCACAGTGATGCAATTCGCCGTGTTGCGGGCGTGAAACGTGGGGTACAATATACAATCCCGAACGAAGCGTTGATTCAAAAAATTCGAGATGGTAAAGAAGTTGTGTATACTAAAACCGCTTCGCATAAACGCGTGTGTTATGTGGTTGCAGATGAGGGAGCAGATGAGGCTGCTATTACCCACACTATTTCCACTATGAAAGATTACTTTGCAGATTATGAAACAGAGGTTCATTTTATTGATGAGGCAACGTTTGATCGCGATCATAGCGGTATTCCGCATGGTGGACATGTTTTACGCCGCGGCTATACAGGAGAAGATACGCAGGCTGTGTATGAATTGAATGTGAATCTAGGAAGTAACCCCGGCTTTACGGCCGCTGTCATGGTGGCGTATGCGCGAGCAGCATTCCGCTTGGCAAGAGAAGGAAATTATGGAGCGAAATCAGTATTTGATGTGGCTCCGAGCTACTTATCTCCAAAAACACCAGAAGAATTACGGAAAGAGTTGCTTTAA
- a CDS encoding LytTR family DNA-binding domain-containing protein — MKLVLKEDKNLKETLVTITYNLFDRHTQEIVNRVRGHTIQLEGIRDGAVHFIDSKEVYYIESVDNTLFLYAHTDIYQCKEKLYTIEKKLSKRSFVRINKSTILNMDMLESVLPLPNYRLEAKLRNGEHVIINRHYVKDIKNYLEI, encoded by the coding sequence ATGAAATTAGTATTGAAAGAAGACAAAAACTTAAAAGAAACACTTGTTACTATCACTTACAATCTGTTTGATCGACATACTCAAGAAATCGTTAATAGAGTACGAGGGCATACGATTCAACTAGAGGGGATACGAGATGGGGCTGTCCATTTCATAGATAGCAAAGAAGTCTACTATATCGAAAGCGTTGATAACACTCTATTCTTATACGCACACACGGATATATATCAATGTAAGGAAAAATTATACACAATTGAAAAAAAATTAAGTAAGCGCTCGTTCGTCCGGATTAATAAAAGTACAATTTTAAACATGGACATGCTGGAGAGTGTCCTTCCTCTACCCAATTACCGACTCGAAGCAAAGCTACGAAATGGTGAACATGTCATCATAAATCGCCATTATGTAAAAGACATCAAAAATTATTTAGAAATTTAA
- the glmM gene encoding phosphoglucosamine mutase, which translates to MGKYFGTDGVRGLANSELTPELAFKLGRFGGHVLKEHSPEIEKPLVLVARDTRISGQLLEHALIAGLLSVGIEVLQLGVITTPGVAYLTRIQGAVAGIMISASHNPAEDNGIKFFGADGFKLSDDQELEIEAFLDQEEDTLPRPAAEGLGTVDEYNEGVLKYISYLQTTIPTDLSGITVCIDGSNGAATPLVNRLFADLETDFYTMAVKPDGTNINAGVGSTHPEKLQEFVREKGADIGVAFDGDGDRLIAVDENGEIVDGDKIMFICGKFLKTKNELKQNTIVSTVMSNLGFHKAIEKEEMIALKTQVGDRYVVEEMRKNGYNLGGEQSGHIVFLDLNTTGDGVLSAIQLMHVMKATGKKLSELAAEVTTYPQELVNIRVTNKNGVMEIPAVKAVIDEVEAEMAGNGRILVRPSGTEPLLRIMAEAETDEKTHEYVTRIADVVRQEIGE; encoded by the coding sequence ATGGGCAAGTATTTTGGAACTGATGGTGTGAGAGGCTTAGCTAACAGTGAATTAACACCAGAATTAGCATTTAAATTGGGACGTTTCGGTGGACACGTATTGAAAGAACATTCACCAGAAATTGAGAAACCACTTGTATTGGTTGCGCGTGATACACGTATATCCGGTCAACTTCTTGAACATGCACTTATTGCTGGCTTGTTGTCAGTAGGTATTGAAGTCTTGCAACTAGGAGTTATTACAACTCCAGGTGTTGCATACCTGACACGTATTCAAGGTGCGGTAGCGGGTATTATGATTTCAGCATCCCATAACCCGGCTGAAGATAATGGTATCAAATTCTTCGGAGCAGATGGTTTCAAACTTTCCGATGATCAAGAATTGGAAATTGAAGCATTCTTAGACCAAGAAGAAGATACTTTACCACGTCCAGCAGCAGAGGGACTTGGAACTGTGGATGAGTACAACGAAGGCGTACTTAAATATATTTCTTACCTACAAACAACAATTCCAACTGATTTATCGGGCATTACAGTATGTATTGATGGATCAAACGGTGCGGCTACACCGCTTGTTAATCGTTTGTTCGCAGATTTAGAAACAGATTTCTATACAATGGCAGTGAAGCCTGACGGTACGAATATTAACGCAGGTGTGGGGTCGACTCATCCTGAAAAATTACAAGAATTCGTTCGCGAAAAAGGTGCAGACATCGGTGTTGCATTTGATGGCGATGGCGACCGTTTAATCGCAGTAGACGAGAACGGCGAAATCGTAGACGGCGACAAAATTATGTTCATCTGCGGTAAGTTCTTGAAAACCAAGAATGAATTGAAACAAAACACAATCGTTTCAACGGTTATGAGTAACTTAGGTTTCCACAAAGCAATCGAAAAAGAAGAAATGATTGCGTTGAAAACACAAGTAGGTGACCGTTACGTAGTAGAAGAAATGCGTAAGAATGGCTACAACCTTGGTGGCGAACAGTCTGGACATATCGTGTTCCTAGACTTGAATACGACAGGAGACGGTGTTCTTTCTGCTATTCAACTGATGCATGTTATGAAAGCAACAGGCAAAAAACTTTCTGAGTTGGCAGCTGAAGTGACAACATACCCACAAGAGTTGGTTAATATCCGTGTTACAAACAAAAATGGTGTAATGGAAATACCAGCAGTTAAAGCTGTGATCGATGAAGTAGAAGCAGAAATGGCTGGTAACGGTCGTATCTTGGTTCGTCCTTCTGGAACCGAGCCATTGCTGCGTATCATGGCAGAAGCCGAAACAGATGAAAAAACCCACGAATACGTAACGCGTATCGCAGACGTTGTCCGTCAAGAAATCGGAGAATAA
- a CDS encoding alpha/beta hydrolase, with product MKKKMLAIATVSSLATAAYLAIGNYFYEYALKSKRKQGTVQEIMDMSHTDDDFLAKNPSKEKYIDSTDVPTLKLHAEAYLHPEAGHKWVVAVHGYTSHSREMTQWVRGFYEKGLNVLTPDLRGHGLSEGEYIGMGWHDRLDVLAWVNALIAEDPEAEIVLFGLSMGGATVMMLAGEDLPDNVKVVVEDCGFASARSILSYQLKERFQLPAFPALQAANTVAKLRAGYGIFEASAVKQLAKATVPILFIHGEADTFVPFEMIEEVYAATNTEKKKLTIPSAEHTESINVNPELYWKTVWEFVGRFMAV from the coding sequence ATGAAAAAGAAAATGCTAGCTATAGCAACCGTTTCAAGTTTAGCAACTGCTGCTTACTTGGCGATTGGCAATTATTTTTATGAATACGCATTGAAATCCAAACGAAAACAAGGAACAGTACAAGAAATAATGGATATGAGTCATACAGATGATGACTTTTTGGCGAAAAATCCGTCCAAAGAAAAATATATAGATTCTACTGACGTCCCTACATTGAAATTACATGCAGAAGCCTATCTTCATCCTGAAGCAGGACATAAATGGGTAGTGGCTGTGCACGGTTATACGAGCCATAGTCGGGAAATGACGCAGTGGGTACGTGGTTTTTATGAAAAAGGCCTTAACGTTTTGACGCCCGATTTAAGAGGGCATGGTTTGAGTGAAGGGGAGTATATCGGTATGGGTTGGCATGACCGTTTAGACGTCTTGGCTTGGGTCAACGCGTTAATTGCCGAGGATCCTGAAGCGGAAATTGTCCTGTTTGGGCTGTCCATGGGCGGCGCAACGGTTATGATGTTAGCAGGAGAAGACTTGCCAGACAATGTTAAGGTTGTTGTTGAAGACTGTGGTTTTGCTAGTGCACGTTCTATTCTATCTTACCAACTAAAGGAACGTTTTCAGTTACCGGCATTCCCCGCTCTTCAAGCTGCCAATACTGTGGCAAAACTTCGCGCAGGTTACGGAATTTTTGAAGCTTCCGCTGTAAAGCAACTGGCTAAAGCAACGGTGCCTATTCTTTTTATTCACGGTGAGGCTGATACGTTTGTTCCTTTTGAAATGATAGAAGAGGTATATGCAGCTACAAATACGGAAAAGAAAAAATTGACGATTCCTAGTGCAGAACATACCGAATCCATCAACGTGAATCCTGAATTATACTGGAAGACTGTCTGGGAATTTGTAGGCAGATTTATGGCAGTTTAA
- the glmS gene encoding glutamine--fructose-6-phosphate transaminase (isomerizing), whose product MCGIVGYIGQSAVQEILLSGLEKLEYRGYDSAGIFVVDKIGNSHLFREKGRIAELREVVDFDVPAQMGIGHTRWATHGVPSIANAHPHQSQDGRFTLVHNGVIENFQELKATYLPDVALTGNTDTEIVVNVIAHFAKNDALTTKEIFREALKVVKGSYAFALIDSKDPEILWAAKNKSPLLIGVGTDFHVVASDAMATIQLTDQYVEIHDGEMVQLTNTDFAIETVSGSVINRAPYKATVDAADLEKGMYPYYMLKEIDEQPAVLRRIVQQYQNSAGELEIPNELKQAVEAADRIHIVACGTSYHAGWLGKHFLEKMAGIPTEVHIASEFSYNPPLIKGNPLFVFISQSGETADSRQVLVKVKEWGYPTLTITNVQGSTLSREANHTLLLHAGPEIAVASTKAYTAQISVLAILAATLSEEKDFALIHELGIVANAMDSIIAEKEQIAELAEAYLTDKRSAFYIGRGLDYYVSMEAALKLKEISYVQTEGFAAGELKHGTIALIEEGTPVIALITQAENASHTRGNIEEVRSRGAHTCVCVMEGLQQESDQLVLPAVHPMLTPLLAVVPTQLLAYYATLQRGFDVDKPRNLAKSVTVE is encoded by the coding sequence ATGTGTGGAATTGTAGGATATATCGGTCAAAGTGCCGTACAGGAAATTTTGTTGTCAGGTCTTGAAAAGTTAGAATACCGCGGTTATGACTCCGCCGGTATTTTTGTTGTAGATAAAATAGGAAACAGTCACTTGTTTAGAGAAAAAGGCCGTATTGCGGAATTACGCGAAGTGGTTGATTTCGACGTTCCTGCGCAGATGGGAATCGGACATACGCGTTGGGCGACACACGGGGTGCCAAGTATTGCCAACGCGCATCCGCACCAATCACAGGATGGTCGTTTTACTTTGGTCCACAATGGGGTTATTGAGAATTTCCAGGAACTTAAAGCCACGTATTTGCCAGATGTTGCTTTAACTGGAAATACCGATACGGAAATTGTCGTGAATGTTATCGCGCATTTTGCAAAAAATGACGCTTTAACCACGAAAGAAATTTTCCGCGAAGCTTTGAAGGTCGTGAAAGGCTCGTATGCATTTGCGTTGATTGATTCAAAAGACCCAGAAATATTATGGGCTGCAAAAAATAAAAGTCCGTTATTGATTGGTGTCGGTACAGATTTCCATGTAGTAGCGAGTGATGCCATGGCAACTATCCAATTAACGGATCAATACGTTGAAATTCACGATGGTGAAATGGTGCAGTTAACAAATACAGATTTTGCTATTGAGACAGTGTCCGGAAGCGTCATAAATCGAGCGCCTTACAAAGCAACAGTCGACGCGGCCGATTTAGAAAAAGGGATGTATCCTTATTACATGTTGAAAGAAATCGACGAGCAGCCAGCTGTTTTACGTAGAATCGTACAACAGTACCAAAATTCAGCCGGAGAATTGGAAATTCCGAATGAATTGAAACAAGCTGTTGAGGCTGCAGACCGTATTCATATTGTTGCGTGCGGAACGAGTTACCATGCGGGATGGTTAGGGAAACACTTTTTAGAAAAAATGGCGGGTATTCCAACCGAAGTGCATATTGCCAGTGAATTTTCCTACAATCCACCTTTGATTAAGGGGAATCCATTGTTTGTTTTCATTTCACAATCGGGTGAAACAGCAGATAGTCGGCAAGTATTGGTGAAGGTCAAAGAGTGGGGCTATCCGACTTTGACGATAACAAACGTTCAAGGATCAACATTGTCACGCGAAGCAAATCATACGTTATTGCTTCATGCAGGGCCGGAGATAGCGGTGGCTTCCACAAAAGCTTATACGGCACAGATTTCTGTATTGGCAATTCTTGCGGCGACTCTTTCTGAAGAAAAGGACTTTGCTCTTATCCATGAACTTGGGATTGTAGCGAATGCCATGGATAGCATCATTGCTGAAAAAGAGCAGATTGCAGAACTGGCGGAAGCGTATCTGACTGACAAACGCAGTGCCTTTTATATTGGCCGCGGGTTGGATTACTATGTTTCGATGGAAGCTGCTTTGAAACTGAAAGAAATTTCTTATGTTCAAACGGAAGGATTTGCTGCCGGCGAATTGAAGCATGGAACCATTGCCTTGATTGAAGAAGGTACGCCGGTTATTGCGCTTATTACGCAAGCTGAAAATGCGAGCCATACCCGGGGAAATATTGAGGAGGTCCGTTCGCGCGGTGCGCATACTTGTGTATGTGTAATGGAAGGGTTACAGCAAGAAAGTGACCAATTAGTGTTGCCGGCGGTACATCCAATGCTGACACCATTATTGGCTGTTGTACCAACACAGCTTTTGGCTTACTATGCCACACTTCAACGTGGGTTTGACGTTGATAAGCCCCGTAATTTAGCAAAATCAGTGACAGTTGAATAA
- a CDS encoding tryptophan-rich sensory protein, protein MQTKKKAWINLIVLIATLVVNGLGGTGLINDSSQSEVSGEFQTLITPAGFAFSIWSLIYGLLVISMIVMIVKSEDGYYRKAIEKITPLFWLSSVLNMAWIVAFSYYQIGLSTLFIFGYLLSLTRIVQILLAMHEPKRWLLPVTFGLNAGWLFIATVVNISAFLVQIEWNGFGIADTTWAILMLVISVALCAFVLWHLKNAAFPLPIAWAYFAIFSERMNAGNASAVGYVSIGGMVVLLLLAGLTYKKNNHSLFPE, encoded by the coding sequence ATGCAAACAAAGAAAAAAGCGTGGATAAATTTAATCGTTTTGATTGCGACACTAGTTGTGAACGGCTTGGGAGGAACGGGATTAATTAATGATTCGTCTCAAAGTGAGGTTTCCGGTGAATTCCAAACGTTAATCACGCCGGCGGGATTTGCTTTTAGCATTTGGAGTCTTATTTACGGGCTATTGGTAATCAGTATGATTGTCATGATTGTAAAAAGTGAGGATGGCTATTATCGAAAAGCAATTGAAAAAATCACACCTCTCTTTTGGTTAAGTTCGGTGTTAAATATGGCTTGGATTGTCGCTTTTTCTTACTATCAAATTGGGCTCTCAACCCTTTTTATTTTTGGTTATCTGTTAAGTCTGACACGTATCGTCCAAATTTTGTTGGCCATGCATGAACCGAAACGCTGGCTCTTACCAGTGACGTTTGGCCTGAATGCTGGCTGGTTATTCATCGCAACGGTTGTAAATATCTCTGCTTTCTTGGTTCAGATCGAATGGAATGGCTTTGGTATCGCGGATACAACGTGGGCTATCTTGATGTTAGTCATTTCGGTGGCTCTCTGCGCGTTTGTTTTGTGGCACTTGAAAAACGCAGCCTTTCCGTTACCAATCGCATGGGCTTACTTTGCGATATTCAGTGAAAGAATGAATGCGGGGAATGCAAGCGCAGTTGGCTACGTATCCATTGGGGGCATGGTTGTCTTATTGTTGTTAGCTGGTCTTACCTACAAAAAAAACAATCATTCTCTGTTTCCAGAATAG
- a CDS encoding cysteine hydrolase family protein, producing MNEALLIVDMSNDFVADTGTLTVGKPAQDIIPYIIKMANQFLESGQLVVIGMDAHEENDPHFDLWPAHNVKGTEGQQLYGDLGKWYEANKSHDQVLYVPKTNYNSFFKTDLADTLRAKGIEKVHVVGVTTDICDFLTVAGADAEGFKTAIHKRGVATFTNLGDTMLDHMFRCFHTEIIA from the coding sequence TTGAATGAAGCACTACTGATAGTAGATATGAGTAATGATTTTGTAGCAGATACGGGTACCTTAACTGTTGGAAAACCGGCACAGGACATTATTCCGTATATTATTAAAATGGCGAATCAGTTTCTGGAAAGTGGTCAATTGGTTGTGATCGGGATGGATGCGCATGAAGAAAATGATCCGCATTTTGACTTATGGCCTGCTCATAACGTAAAAGGCACAGAAGGCCAACAATTATACGGTGACTTGGGGAAATGGTACGAGGCGAATAAGTCGCATGACCAGGTTCTTTACGTGCCGAAAACAAACTATAATTCCTTCTTCAAAACGGATCTAGCAGACACCTTACGTGCTAAAGGAATTGAAAAAGTTCATGTGGTTGGTGTCACAACCGACATTTGTGACTTCTTAACCGTTGCAGGTGCAGATGCAGAAGGATTCAAAACAGCCATTCATAAACGTGGTGTAGCCACATTTACAAACTTAGGCGATACCATGTTAGATCATATGTTTCGGTGTTTCCATACAGAAATTATTGCATAA